Genomic DNA from Novipirellula galeiformis:
CATAATCGCCAGCCATTTCGACACGGAACCCTCGTTGCTGCATTGCCAGCGACAAACGTTCGCGTAATACCAGTGTATCGTCCACCAGTAAAATGCTGCCTGCACCCACCGTTGCCGCATTGTAAACAGGGGGAGTTTCGCTTGTGGGGTCAATCATTTGATCTAACTTTCGCAGTGGATCCGCTTCCACGTGCATGATAACACATCGTCGCTCAAGGCCGAACCATTGCAAACTATAATCACTCGCATCGATTTGTCGATCAGGACGTGAGGTCGTTTGTTTCGCCCGAGGGGTAAAGCAAACTTGATTCAGGGGGTGTTTTCGCTAACGGGCGGATGTCGTCTTGCTCAAGTGGTAGACGAACGATTGCCCGAGTGCCTTGTTCGGGACTGGATTGAAACGTTAACTTGCCACCTAGTTGCGAGATCACGTTCCGCGTCAAAAACAATCCAAGCCCGATCCCTCGCCCCGGTTCTTTGGTGGTGAAAAAGGGGTCGCCCGCACGCTTGAGGACATCGTCGGTCATCCCTTGGCCGCTGTCGTGTACCAAGAGTTGCAATTGTTGGTCGACAAGGGTCGCCTTGACCCGGACGCGTCCTTCGCTGCCGCTGGCATCGAGTCCATTGTGGATCAGGTTGCGGATTGCTTGCGCGACCGCTTCGCGAGGGACCCAAAGTTCTTGGTTCTCGACCCGGTCACTGCCATCGTCCACGTCGACTCGGTGCGGATCACGGATGCCTTCGAGTGTCGCATCAATCAGGTCCCCGACCGTGGTTTGATCCCAACGATCGGCCATTGCATCTCCTGCGGCCGAACGCATGCGAGCCAAGATTTGGCGACACATTTCAAGTTGTCCATCGATTAATTTCAAATCGGTGTCGACCGAGGGTGGTTTTTCACAACCTTCTAAGTGCCGCGACAGCTCTCGGACAATCACGTCAATCGTTGATAGCGGCGTTGCCAATTCGTGCGCGGCTCCCGCGGCTAACGTGGTCAATCCCTCCAACCGATGGCTGGCCGCCTGAGCCGCTTGGGCACGCCGCAGTTCGCGTTCACGATTTTGAAGTTCACCGGCCGTTCGCGTGACATAGTAGGTGACCACGGTCGCGCAAGTCGAAAAGGCAAACAGCAAACCACCGGTGTGCAAATTGAAACCGCTGCCGGGTTGTCGAATCGTGATGCCTTCGACGGGAACATTAAAGCCTAGCAAGATCATGTAGCCCACGATCGCAAACGCCGTCATCGACCAAGCCGGGCGTGGCCGAATCATCACGCCACCCACTGCGAGATTTACAAAGTAGAAAAAGCTAAACGGATTGTCCGCGCCTCCGCTGAAGTACAGCATCAGCGTCAACGTGACCAAATCGAGCAGCATCAGGGCGAGGGCCACCGATTGCAGCAAACTCGGGTCGTCGGCTTCGCTGACTCGTTCCGCGGTCGGGCGTGCCGAGCCGACGGCCGGTTCGGTAACACCGACCAGTGTCGATTTGCCGGTTTGTGTGTAACGCAGCCAAATGACACAAACAAGATTTGTGATGGCGGTGATGGCAATCAAGATCAACAGAGGCGTAAACAGCAATTCGACGTCGGCCAAAAAGACCGCGGCCAAAATGGTGATCAATTGCCCCGCAACCGCCATCCAACGCAGGTGGAGCAGCCACGTGAATGATCCACGCCGTGCTGGCGCGATCAACGGAATCGGAATGGGCTCGCGAGGCGTCGGCACGATCGGGGTGTCCCTCGGCCTAGTTGGCTTCGCGACGGGTGAGTTCGTCACGAAGTTTTGCGGCTAACTCGTACTGCTCTTGTTCGACCGCAGCGGCCAATTGCTCTTTCAACGTTTTACCAACCGAGTATTCATTGCGCAATGATTCACGCATCTCAATCAAACGGACGACCAACTCGTCTTCTTCGAAATGATCCTCCGCTTCGTGCTTGATAAAGAATTGGTGAATCACCTCGAGCCCTTGGTTGATCGCTTGGATGGCTTCCTCGGCGGTGTGATCTTCCAACTCGCCGAGTGCTTGCGCTTGGGTGCGGTGGAATAACACGAACGGACGGTATTGTTCGTGAGCGGAACCCCAGTCCTCTTCCGGACTCATCTCGCTACTCAGGTCCATCAAACGCAAGGTGTGGTCCGCATCCATCACCGCGCGATGATAATACTGGAGTCGCAACCAGCAGATTCGTCGGTGATAGAATTGCATGAACTCGCGATCGACTTCGTTGCACTCCTCTTCACTCAACTTATGTTCGGGATCTTGCAAACGAAGATGTTGCAAGTGGTCCAGGTAGGTTTCGCTCTCATCGTAGACAGCCCCATCGGGGCGCCCGGTCGTTTCGAGCTGGAGCATCCCCATATCGACCCGCATTTGGATGACATCGCGTCCATCTTTGCCTTTGACCAATCGGACATTTAGATTTCCGGGATCAAATTCCCATGTGGAAAGAAGTTCGTCAAAGTGCGTTGCTCGCTTCATCAATCCGTTCTGTTCAATAAGGAATAAAACCGGCTGTTCCGCGCCGAACCATGAGTATAACAGCCCACCTAGGCCGGTGAAGCATTGTTGACATTTTAGCTTGCATGCCGTTGGTTTATGTGAATCCGACACATTCATGGCGTCGATTTGTGGCAAAGCGGCGTAAAGCCGCCCCGCTTTGGGGGCGACGCCAAGGCGTTAGTCGTCCGCGCGTGGGCCGCGGCGGTCGCTTTTTTTCTGCGAGTTCTGCCGTTTTTTGTCGAGCCGTCGCCGCTGGCTTCCACGCGTCGGCTTGGTCGCCTTGCGGGGCGTCGGAGGCGCCTGGCACGCTAATAGCATCTCCGCCAATTTGCTGCGAGCATCCGCTAGATTACGAGCTTGGTCGCGATAACGCTCGCTGTGCAGCACCAGTTCGCCTTCGCGGGTGATGCGATTTTGATAACGGGTCGTGAACCGGCGTCGCCAACCGAGATTGAAACCCGGACAATCGGCCATCGACCACCGTAAGGTGACTTTGGAGTTCACTTTATTGACGTTCTGGCCACCTGGGCCGCTGCTGCGTGCGGCAGTGAAATTCAATTCCGCAGCCGGAATCGAAAGCCGGGCATTTACAAAAAGATCGTTCATGGTTCTGCGGTAGATTGTAGACGTAGCGAGAAGCCGTGTCGGGGAATGTTGGTATCCCTTGGAGTCCCCAGGACACGCTAAGTTGGTGGGGAATTTAAATTTTTAAGTCGTTCAGAAAATACAAACCGGAGACGTTTGGATGGTTTTTGTCGTGCGTTGTCAAGTTGTGATTGCGATCGGAATCTTGCTGCTGGGCGGGGTCTGCGGAACATCGCTGCCCGTCCAAGCCGAGGATTCGACGCCGCGTTGGCCTCGTTTGCTGGGCCAAAACTATGACGGAAATGCGGAGGTCGAGCAAACGTTCGATTGGAAGACCAAGCCGAAGTTGCGCTGGGCACTCGATGTCGGCGAGGGGTACGGACTCGGATCGGTATGGGGGAACGAGTACTTTCAATTTGATGCCGAATCCACCGCAGCGGGTGCCGTGGAGCGAATCCGTTGTATCGACCTCACCGACGGTGAAGTGAAGTGGCAAGATGCACGCCCGTTGAATTATCGTGATCTATACGGCTACGAAAGTGGTCCACGGACTACCCCGACACTGGATGCGGAGTTTGTGTTCACTTTCGGAGTTGCCGGCGATCTGGTGTGCCGCGATCGCAAGACGCATCAAGTGCGTTGGTCGGTCGATACGAACAAAGAGTACGGCGTCATCCAGAACTTTTTCGGGGTCGGTTCATCACCGTTGTTAGTGGATGATCTAGTCGTCGTGATGGTCGGCGGCAGTCCTGCCGAAGACGCCAGCATTGCTCCAGGGCGATTAGACCGGGTCTCGCCCAACGGCTCGGCGCTGGTGGCGTTTGATCGCAAGACAGGAGTCGAACGCTGGAAGTGTGGTGATGATCTGGCCAGCTATAGCAGTCCGCGGACGGTCCAAATCGATGGAAAAACACTCATCTTGGCCTATGCACGCGAGCACTTGATGTGCGTCGAACCGGCGACTGGCAAACTGCTCTGGAAACACGCTCATCGCGCCGATCTGCTCGAAAGCGCGATCGCGATGACCCCCGTCGTTTCGGCGGACCAAGTTTTCATTAGTGAGTGCTACCAAATCGGAAGCGTGCTGTTGAGCATGACCGACAAGAGCGCCGAGGTGATTTGGAAAGACCCGCCGTTCAATCGCCGCAGTCAAGCGATGCGGGCACACTGGGCAACTCCGGTCTTAATCGACGGCCACCTTTACGGCTGCAGTGGCCGCAATGCGCCGGACAGCGATTTTCGCTGTATCGAATGGAAGACGGGCAAAGTGAAGTGGACCGACGACCGACGCACGCGTTCTTCCGCAACGCGGGTCGGCGACGTGATGTTGGTGCTCGAAGAGCGAGGGACGTTGCAAGTGATCAAAGCTAACTCGGAAAAGTTCGAACTGATCAACGAGTGGCGACTCGATACAAGCGATGGGGACACCCCGCCGATTCGCTATCCATGCTGGGCTGCACCCATCGTGGTTGGCAATCAGCTCTTGGTGCGAGGAGACCAACGCGTGCTCTGTTTTGAGTTGCAGTAGGCCGCTTAAGCTCGCCGCTTTACGCGGTCATGGTCTTGATGTTTCGAGCTTTGCCGTTTCGGCTTCCCTGCGAGGGTTAGCGGCCGGCGAAGTCCGTCGGGGGAATCGATTCGGGAGGATCAATCCAGTGAAAGTCGCCTAGCGTTTCCAGCGACGCCGAATCCTGTTTGATGCCTCGATGAACCATCAACGCGGCGGAGATTTGTTGCTGTTGGAATTGATCACGGACCGCCTCGGATCCTGAAACGAACAGCCCGGTTGCCAAGGCATCGGCATCGGCAGCATGGTCCATCAACAGGGTTAACGACAACAGGTCGCCAGCCGGGTATCCGGTGCGAGGGTCGATCACGTGACCGTAGCGACGGCCCTGGTGGTGGAAAAATTGTTTCCCCGATCCGCTGGTCGCTAAGGCTTGGTCGCGCAGCCAGATGCCGGCGAGTCGGCGATTCGGTTTGGTGGGGTGGGCAAGCCCGACAGCCCAGCCGAGACCGCTGCCGGGCGTTTGGTCACCGCTGGCGATCACGCTGCTATTACCGCCGTGGATCAAAAAGTCGCGGACGCCTCGGCTTCGTAAATGCTTGGCGAGTCGGTCCAACGCATCCCCTTTGCCGATGCCTCCTAGATTGATCGCCATCCCAGGGACTGCAAAGGCAACACTGCGATCGGCGGGCGCCAGACGCAAGTGTTGGTAACCAACGCAATCGCATGCCTTTTTAATTTCCTGTGCCGTCGGTTTCTTGCCACTGCGTTGGGTGAATCCCCAAGCTTCCACCAGCGGTCCAGCGGTGACGTCGAAGGCACCGCCGGTTTGAGCACCCCAGTAAACCGCTCGCTGTAACAGCGAGAACGTGGACTCCGAAACGACGACCGGAGTTTCGCCCGCGAGGAGGTTGATCCGCGAAATTTCACTCGTGGGGCGATAAATGGTCAGATCGGCTTCGATGCCTTCAAGCAAGTCGGCCGCTTCGACCGCCGCTTCGACGGCAGCCCCCGGGCTGTTGAGGTCTGGGCTGTTGAGGTCTGGGCTGCCGAGCACGTCAACTTCGGTGTCCGAGCGGTGCCGATGCGATGGAGTCGTCCGGGAGTGGTCCGAGTCGAGGCTGGGCAACAGGATCACGAATTCGGTTGCCATCGCTTTGCGAGTGACTTGGCAGATTGAGTAGGAATCCGAAGTTGACGAGGGGGGCGTTGCGGCCGAGCCGGTTGACACTTCCGTCCCCGATGGGGTGGCTTTAGGGCTCTGCTCTTGGGGGGGCGAGTCAGAGTCGTGTTGTCCAGCGATGCGTTGACCAGAGAGGCGGGACGGAAATTCCTCGGCAGGAGAAGGTGACTGATTCATCCAGAGGGTCGGTGTCTTGGGGAAACGGGGGGCGATGGAGGGAGTAAAAGTTTAGAAAAATTTTGCCAGCGTTGCGAACTTGGGCGTTTACGGAGAGGTCTGTTGTGGAGCAGGGGCGGGATTTACCGCTGAAATCGGCCTTAAACGGGAGGAATATGCGGTTCGGACGGGTTGCGGAGCTAACTTCAAAAAAGGCTGCCAACATCTGCCCAGTGTGGGTTGCGTTTTCGGTGCTGATTCAGCACAATCTGGCCTGCTTGATTGAAGTTTACCGAAGCAGAGCAAATGAGGAGCGGTGGCTGAGTGGTCGAAAGCGCCGGTTTGCTAAATCGGTGACCCGGGAAACTGGGTCCGCAGGTTCGAATCCTGTCCGCTCCGCTTAGTAGATGACCCAAAAGCATAAAAACCAAGACTAGCTTGGTTGCTCTTGGGTTTTTTATTCGGTATTTCTTGAGTCGAGTGATTTTCTAGCCGGTTGGTTTTCCAGCCGAAGAAAATCGAGGGCGTAGCTCAGTCGGTAGAGCAACGGACTTTTAATCCGTTGGTCCTGGGTTCGAGTCCCAGCGCCCTCACTTCCTTCGCAAGAAAAAAGAAACCCGGTATCCCCTTCAGGATGCCGGGTTTTCTTTTGCTCCTTTTGAATGCATCGCAGATTCTTAATGGCTTCGCGAGTTTCTTTTGGGTCTCAATTTCTTTTGGACCTCAACCCAAATCGGGCGCGCTGGCACGCTTTGAATCTCGAGCGTTTTGGTATGTTAGCTTGTGTTCAAGCTCTCCCGTGAAGCAAGCCCCTCGTGAAACAAGGCATCAGTGAGATGGATCAAAATTCGCCGGAATTGTTCGATCGTATGGGAGGAGCCGATGCGCTTACCGCGATCGTTCAAGATATGTATGAGCGTATTTTCCAGGACCCCGAGCTCGCTCCGTTCTTTGCAAACGTACGACGTGATCACTTGCGGAAAATGCAGTACGAGTTTTTAGCGTCGGCGTTCAATGGCCCGGTCAATTACACCGGAGCCGAGTTGACGGGGATTCATCACCATCTTGGGATTAACGCCGTCCACTTTGCCCATTTCTGTAACCACTTTGCGGAAGCCGCGAGAGCCCACGGAGCCGCGGAAAGCGATGTCGACCAAGCCCTCGGGCGGTTGGCGACTTTCAAAGACAGTATCACCGGCGATACCAACGTCGATGGCTAATTCGCAGGCGAGACTTCGCGTGGGTTGCTGATTAGGATCCGCTCATCAATCCGATGATCGCTCGGCAAAAATCGGGCAGATCGTCGGGACGACGACTGCTGATGTGATGCCCATCGACGACAACGGCCTGGTCTTCATAGGTCGCTCCCGCGTTAACAAGGTCGTCCTTGATCCCCGGGGATCCGGTCACGCGAACGCCACGATAGACGCCTGCGGAAATGGGGATCCAACCGCCATGGCAAATCGCGGCAATGGGCTTTTGGGCGGCATCGAAATCGCGAACCAATTGCAATAGCTTGGGATCGCGACGCAGTTTGTCAGGCATGAATCCACCCGGTACGACCAAGGCATTAAAGTCGTCGGCGGCCATGTCATCGATTGCCGCATCGCTCGTACAAGGGTAGCCGTGCTTGCCGTTGTAGTGTTGGTTCGCCTTGGGGCCGGCAATCGTTGTCGTTGCCCCCGCCTCTTCAAGTCGTAGCTTGGGGTACCACAGTTCGAGGTCCTCGTAGATTTCACCGACTAGGATCAAGACGCGGTTGCCGGTTAGGGGGAGTGCAGCGTTCGACATGTTGGAACTTCTTTGGCTGGGATTACTTCGACGGGGATTTTGTTGGCTGGAATTTGGAGTGAGCGGTGCTTAGATCGCTTCACTGCCTCGTTCCCCGGTGCGGATGCGAATGCAGTCGTCCATCGGTAAGACAAAGATTTTGCCATCGCCAATCTCACCGGTGTGCCCGCCCGCAAGAATCGCATCGACGGTGGGTTTGACGAATTCTTCGTTAACCGCGATTTGAAGTTGGACTTTTCGCAAGAGATTGACACCGAACTCGTGGCCTCGGTAGACGCCGGTTTGCCCTTTTTGGCGTCCGAATCCTTGGCAATCCATGACGGTCAAACGAAACACCTCGACCTGGGTTAAGGCTTCCTTGACGGCTTCGAGCTGGCTCGGCTGGATAATGGCAATGATTAGCTTCACGACTCAACACGATGGGGAAAGGGGGGCAGCGAGCGGCGCGGCGACTCGCACGGAGAAAACAGACACGACTGCCGCATTGTACGTCGCCAGTCCGCAAGGGCGTAGGGCGGCGCCAAGTCCCGATCTCGCCGATAGGAGTGTCGTCGGGCGACTCGGCGGGAGAGAAAGAAAGAACCCCGACCCGGACGAGTGAGGCGGACACGCGTCGCGGGTCGTTGGGGTTCAATCTGGCTCCGTGAGGAGCCAGGAAGTGAGGGAAACTTCGTCGGAACAGGCCCCTGAAAATGGCCTGTTCAATTGGTTCCGCTAACTGGTCGCCTTGCCAGCGGGTTTACCGGGGTGCCCGTTTTACCAGGGTGCCCGTTTTACCAGGGTGTCAGTAAAGCCCCGGTGTTCTTTGAAGTCAGTCTGCCTAACCGGGCCGCTCCGCCGCTGCAGGGTGAGATCCATCTCGTGCAACGGCGGAGCCGCGAGGTAGGTAGCTTGCTTCGATTCCGACATGCTAACTCGTTACGCGGTCACGCTTGCGCCGTAGGGTTCCGACGGGTAGGCATGCATGCCGTGCTCGGACACGTCCAAACCTGCTTTTTCTTCTTCCGGCGAAACTCGCAACATGCCGATCGCTTTGAGTACGAGGAACAATGCGAACATCGTCGCAAATGCCCAAGCACAGTACGACAGCGTGCCCACGAGCTGAATCATTAGTGAGGTGCTACCGCTTTCCAGATGGCTGTTCGGAAGCAGCCCGATCGCCAAGCAGCCCCACATGCCACAGAGTCCGTGTACCGGCCATGCGCCGACGGGATCATCAATTTTCAATTTGTCCAGTAGCATCACTCCGAAGACGACAAGGCCTCCAGCGATCGCACCGACAACCACTGACCATCCATTGGTGAAGCAGTCGCAACAGGCGGTGATGCCGACGAGTCCGCCGAGTGCACCATTCAAGCTCATCGTTAAATCGGGATGCCCAAACAGGATCCAGCTCAGCAGCGTGGCTACCACGACACCCGCCGCAGCGGCCAAGGTGGTGTTCACCGCGATCAACACGGTCGCATCGATATCGCCAGTCCCTTGGAAGGCAAGTTGGCTGCCGGGATTAAACCCATACCAACCGACCCAGAGGATGAACACGCCAAGTGCGGCAAAGGTGATGTTGTGTCCTGGCAGCGGAACGGACTTTCCATCCGAAGTGAATCGTCCCAGTCGTGGGCCGAGAATGATGGCTCCAGCAAGGCCGGCAAAGCCCCCTACCGCATGGACCACGGCCGAGCCAGCAAAGTCTTGGAAGCCCATGCTCCATCCATCCGCCGTCTCGACTCCGAATTGCATCAACCAGCCACCGCCCCATTTCCAGAAACCACTGATCGGATAGATCAGTCCCGTCAACAGCGCGCTGTAGGCCAAGTAAGCACCAAACTTCATTCGTCCGGCAACCGCACCCGAAACAATCGTTGCCGCCGTCGCTGCGAAGACAGCTTGGAACAACCAATCCACTTGAGGGCTGAATGTTCGATCCGCCGCCGCTTCGTAGATGCCGTAGTGGGGCATATTGAAGTAGGCGTTCGGATCGCTCACATAGCTTCCCGCGTACATGATTGAAAAACCAAACGCAAAGAACAGCAGGGCACCGACGGCGAGATCCATCAAGTTTTTATAGAGAATGTTGACCGTGTTCTTGGCCGAGTTCAGCCCCGCTTCGACCATCGCGAATCCGGCTTGCATGAACAAAACCAGTACGGCACAGACCATCAACACAAAGTTGTCCAAGGCATAACCGACACCCAGATCGGCCGTCGCCTCAACCACATCCGCCACGACGGGGTCGCTCACCGCCGCCACTTCCTCTTGGGCCAATGCGACCGGCGCGAACGCCATGCCGATGCCTAGCCCTAACCCCAAAATCAACATCGCCGAGAACCTCGGCATCCGTAAGCCGTAACACATAAAACCGCCTTTTTCTGAAAAACTTGAACAACCAAGCACGATGAACACGCCTTGAAGTGACGGTTACGATCGAGCCAACATCGCCAAGAAAATGCTTCCTCCCACTCTCATGATCGTTTGTCGACATTGCCGTCGCTGAGAAAGTGGGATCGCTTTCTTGGTGAAGGGACTCTTAGCACCGGGTGCGCCAAACGTAGGTGTTGAGTTTTGTTTTGTGTTGTAAGTGCTTTACAGTTATGGCTTTGTGGGTATTGGAAAAGGTTTGTTTCTTGCTCGGGGCGATCTTCGGGCCGATTGGCTGAGCTAGTGAAGCAGGCACGGTTAAGCGGATTTGCCTTGTTTCTGTGCATTTATTAATGTGCCGACCGGGGGGCCTGCAACGCGAGGTTCCGTCGGGAATCGTGGTGCTGTAGCAGGGCGATGATGATCGGCGAGGACGCTGGTGATCTCGGCGAGGACGCTGCGATGGGCGGGACGCTGCGATGGGGGGCCCCCTCTCGCACCCATCGATCATGGGGCGATTGGGACGGAAGCGGCCGGTGGCGATGGGCCGGTGGCGATGGGAGTGAGGGTGGCGACCATCATCGCCGCCTGATGGGCAACCTGCGTGCAGTCGCGAAGCAGCTGGCGGAGAGAAAGCGAGGCCGCCGGCGCAGAAGAAGGGGCCACCGGCGCAGAGGAAGCACAGGGCCGTGTGATCGTCCGTTGCACGCTCCTGACGCTGGACAGGCCGGTTCGCAGGGGGCGGGAATGCATCCCAGCGGGATTGCGTCCAAGGACGCCTCTACCTCCGCTGCGACAGGCACGTGTTTAGCGGTTGCGAAGATTCGTTTAGCGGGCGAAAAGATAGGTAGCGGGCGAAAAGATGGGCGAGGCGACCCCGACGCGCTACCGCGTCGGGGGAAGTTGCTGCGACGCCTCGGTGATGCGCTAGTAGGCCTTCGCGAAGATCGCTTTTTTGGCCGCCGGACGGCCTGTTGCAAAACAGACGCCGCTGACATCATTGTGGTCGCGTGGCACGCAGCGAATCGTCACCTTCAATTCTTTTAATAGCGCATCAATCGACGCTTCATCCGCGAAATAGCAACGCGCGAAGCCGCCGTGAATCTCGGGTTGCGCTTCGTTTTTGGGGGTAAAGAACTTACGGAACTCGGCTTCGTTATCGATATCGACGGTGTTGGATTCACGCAACTCGAGAGCGCGATCGAAAAGATTCTGTTGCATATCAGCAAGCGTCTTGCCGATCGTTTGAATGAATTCGGCTCGGGGCAGCCCGACACTTTTGGCTTGGTCCCGTCGGCCTACAAAGACCGAGTTCTTCTCGATGTCTTTGGGGCCGACTTCGATGCGGATTGGCACGCCGCGTTTGACGTGATGCCATTTCTTTTCGCCGCCGCGGACGTCTCGATCGTCGACCTCGACGCGAATGGGCAGGCCCGCATAGGTTTGTGCCATCAACTCTTTTTGCAGGCTCGCGACGTACTCCAAGACCTCCGCTCGCTGAGCCTGGTCACGATAAATCGGTAGGATCACGACTTGCGAGGGAGCCAAGCGTGGAGGCAGGACAAATCCGTCATCGTCACTATGGGTCATGATCAGTGCACCGACCAATCGGGTGGATACCCCCCAGCTAGTCGTCCAGGCAAATTCGCGATCGCCGGCTTCGGTTTGGAAGGCGATCTCTTGAGCTTTGGAGAAATTTTGGCCGAGGAAGTGGCTGGTGCCCGCTTGCAGTGCCTTGCGGTCTTGCATCATGGCTTCGATCGAAAGCGTGTCGACGGCCCCAGGAAAACGCTCCGCAGCCGTTTTGCTGCCGACGATCACGGGCATCGCCATCCAATTTTCGGCAAAGTCCGCGTAGACGTTGATCATCCGTTCGGTTTCTTCGATCGCTTCGGCGGCGGTGGCATGCACGGTATGACCTTCTTGCCACAAAAATTCGGCGGTCCGCAAAAACATGCGAGTGCGCATTTCCCAGCGGACGACGTTGGCCCATTGGTTGATCAGAATCGGCAGGTCACGATAGCTTTGCACCCATTTGGCATAGGTTGCACCGATGATCGTTTCGCTCGTCGGACGGATGATCAACGGCTCTTCGAGTTTGCCCGCGGGGCGGAGACCTCCATCGGGGTCGGGCTCGAGTCGGTGGTGCGTGACGACCGCGCATTCTTTCGCGAAGCCCTCGACATGTTCGGCTTCCTTTTCCAGAAAGCTCATCGGGATCAAGAGCGGGAAGTAGGCGTTTTGGTGTCCGGTGGCCTTGAACATGTCGTCCAGGGCGCGTTGCATGTTCTCCCACAATCGATAGCCCCAGGGCTTGATCACCATGCATCCACGCACGGGGGAATTCTCGGCCAAATCGGCAGCGCGAATGACCTGTTGGTACCACTCTGGGTAATCGTCCGCGCGAGTCGGTTGGATGGCAGTTTGAGGTGGTTTGGCCATAGAATTACGAGACCGCGATGGGGGGGAAGGCGAGTGTGAGCAAGGGAGCTGGAAAGTGGACCACCGGTGGCAGAAAACGTGACCAAACGCTGATTGTGGGCACTGTTGCGTTTTTGCCTAGACCCCGTTGGCCAAGTCCAGGTATCGGGATGCGGAGATGCATCCGGTTCGTTGTGGAACGCTTGGCCGTGAATGTCGCCCAAGCTCGCTCCACCGACGAGAGCCTCGCCAACCGGCGGCGCGGTTGGAGGCAAAAAGTAGGCCGCAAAAATGAGGCTAAGTCGACCCGCGTTAACGTCGTAGATTCAAGAGCTCGTCGAGCAATTGTTGGCTGGTCGTGATCACGCGGCTATTGCCTCGATATTGAGTGCTGGCGAGCACGAGTGAGATCAAGTCCTTGCCGATGTCGGTGTTGCTAAGCTCCAAAGCACCTCCGATCACGCCGCCGATCCCGTTTTCGCCGGGGCCACCTTGGACGGGCAAACCGGTGTTGATCCCTTGAGCGTACAGGTTCAAACCACGCGATTCCAAGCCAGCCGGGTTAGCGAAA
This window encodes:
- a CDS encoding ammonium transporter, translating into MCYGLRMPRFSAMLILGLGLGIGMAFAPVALAQEEVAAVSDPVVADVVEATADLGVGYALDNFVLMVCAVLVLFMQAGFAMVEAGLNSAKNTVNILYKNLMDLAVGALLFFAFGFSIMYAGSYVSDPNAYFNMPHYGIYEAAADRTFSPQVDWLFQAVFAATAATIVSGAVAGRMKFGAYLAYSALLTGLIYPISGFWKWGGGWLMQFGVETADGWSMGFQDFAGSAVVHAVGGFAGLAGAIILGPRLGRFTSDGKSVPLPGHNITFAALGVFILWVGWYGFNPGSQLAFQGTGDIDATVLIAVNTTLAAAAGVVVATLLSWILFGHPDLTMSLNGALGGLVGITACCDCFTNGWSVVVGAIAGGLVVFGVMLLDKLKIDDPVGAWPVHGLCGMWGCLAIGLLPNSHLESGSTSLMIQLVGTLSYCAWAFATMFALFLVLKAIGMLRVSPEEEKAGLDVSEHGMHAYPSEPYGASVTA
- the proS gene encoding proline--tRNA ligase; its protein translation is MAKPPQTAIQPTRADDYPEWYQQVIRAADLAENSPVRGCMVIKPWGYRLWENMQRALDDMFKATGHQNAYFPLLIPMSFLEKEAEHVEGFAKECAVVTHHRLEPDPDGGLRPAGKLEEPLIIRPTSETIIGATYAKWVQSYRDLPILINQWANVVRWEMRTRMFLRTAEFLWQEGHTVHATAAEAIEETERMINVYADFAENWMAMPVIVGSKTAAERFPGAVDTLSIEAMMQDRKALQAGTSHFLGQNFSKAQEIAFQTEAGDREFAWTTSWGVSTRLVGALIMTHSDDDGFVLPPRLAPSQVVILPIYRDQAQRAEVLEYVASLQKELMAQTYAGLPIRVEVDDRDVRGGEKKWHHVKRGVPIRIEVGPKDIEKNSVFVGRRDQAKSVGLPRAEFIQTIGKTLADMQQNLFDRALELRESNTVDIDNEAEFRKFFTPKNEAQPEIHGGFARCYFADEASIDALLKELKVTIRCVPRDHNDVSGVCFATGRPAAKKAIFAKAY